From Micromonospora nigra, one genomic window encodes:
- a CDS encoding menaquinone biosynthetic enzyme MqnA/MqnD family protein: MVERVARPRVGHIQFLNCLPIYWGLMRSGALIDVDLHKDSPDRLSAALVAGDLDIGPISNVEYLRHADELLLLPDLAVGSDGPVLSVNVVSTKPLAELDGARVALGSTSRTGVLLAQLLLGERYGVRPEYFRCPPDLTQMLLEADAGVLIGDVALRALHEAPRRGLEVTDLGQAWREWTGLPMVFAVWAVRRDFATAHPGLVKEVHEAFLRSRDLCLAELGQVAESAARWEPFDAATLAEYFRVLDFSLGERQVAGLREFARRAAEVGAAPALPADGPAFFSG; this comes from the coding sequence ATGGTCGAGCGCGTCGCACGTCCCCGGGTCGGGCACATCCAGTTCCTCAACTGCCTGCCGATCTACTGGGGTCTGATGCGTTCGGGCGCGCTGATCGACGTCGACCTGCACAAGGACTCACCCGACCGGCTCAGCGCCGCGCTCGTCGCCGGTGACCTGGACATCGGGCCGATCTCGAACGTCGAATACCTGCGACACGCCGACGAGCTGCTGCTCCTGCCCGACCTGGCGGTGGGCAGCGACGGGCCGGTGCTCTCGGTCAACGTGGTGAGCACGAAGCCCCTCGCGGAGTTGGACGGTGCCCGGGTGGCGCTCGGCTCCACGTCGCGCACCGGGGTCCTGCTGGCCCAGCTCCTGCTCGGCGAGCGGTACGGGGTGCGCCCGGAGTACTTTCGCTGCCCACCCGACCTGACCCAGATGTTGCTGGAGGCCGACGCCGGGGTGCTGATCGGGGATGTGGCGCTGCGCGCCCTCCACGAGGCGCCGAGGCGTGGGCTGGAGGTCACCGACCTGGGGCAGGCCTGGCGGGAGTGGACGGGCCTGCCGATGGTCTTCGCCGTCTGGGCCGTACGCCGCGACTTCGCCACCGCCCATCCCGGCCTGGTCAAGGAGGTGCACGAGGCGTTCCTGCGCTCCCGTGACCTGTGCCTGGCGGAGTTGGGCCAGGTCGCCGAGTCGGCGGCCCGGTGGGAGCCGTTCGACGCGGCCACCCTGGCCGAGTACTTCCGGGTGCTCGACTTCTCGCTCGGCGAGCGGCAGGTGGCGGGCCTGCGCGAGTTCGCCCGGCGGGCCGCGGAGGTCGGTGCTGCTCCGGCGCTGCCGGCCGACGGCCCGGCCTTCTTCAGCGGCTGA
- a CDS encoding serine hydrolase — MARRRGGPGDPSPAKIIVTAAVLIGLVLVSLRLLPGSPFESSAAATWGGVGGGTAITDDGPATRRSRPSPSPSPSPEPLPFVPRDLDLDLDGWYGWSLLDRRSGEIVGSPDMAETSTTASMIKAWIVADYLRRTDEAGRKPTEAKLADLTKIIRDSDNTRTEQLYTEIGRSESIKRLLKTCTLTDSNVAPDKGWSRTALSPRDTARLGDCIADGKAAGKEWTSWLLKEMRLVRGAGDFGIRKAFPSAERKTIAIKNGWVDRIREQEIHVNCLAIGDTWTMGVMLRYPIGRGYEYGMDNCRKVTKALLRSAT, encoded by the coding sequence ATGGCCCGCCGCCGCGGCGGGCCGGGCGACCCCTCCCCCGCGAAGATCATCGTAACGGCTGCCGTGCTGATCGGTCTCGTCCTCGTCTCCCTGCGCCTGCTGCCCGGCTCCCCCTTCGAATCCTCGGCCGCCGCGACCTGGGGCGGCGTCGGCGGCGGCACCGCCATCACCGACGACGGCCCCGCCACTCGTCGTTCGCGCCCGTCACCCTCGCCCAGCCCGTCGCCGGAACCGCTGCCGTTCGTCCCCCGCGACCTCGACCTCGACCTCGACGGCTGGTACGGCTGGAGCCTGCTGGACCGGCGCTCCGGCGAGATCGTCGGCTCCCCCGACATGGCCGAGACGAGCACCACCGCCTCGATGATCAAGGCCTGGATCGTCGCCGACTACCTGCGGCGCACCGACGAGGCCGGCCGAAAGCCGACCGAGGCGAAGCTCGCCGACCTCACGAAGATCATCCGGGACAGCGACAACACCCGGACCGAGCAGCTCTACACGGAGATCGGCCGGTCCGAGTCGATCAAGCGGCTGCTGAAGACCTGCACGTTGACCGACAGCAACGTCGCTCCCGACAAGGGCTGGAGCCGAACCGCGCTGTCCCCCCGGGACACGGCCCGCCTCGGGGACTGCATCGCCGACGGTAAGGCCGCCGGCAAGGAGTGGACGAGCTGGCTGCTCAAGGAGATGCGCCTGGTGCGCGGCGCCGGCGACTTCGGCATCCGCAAGGCGTTCCCGAGCGCCGAGCGCAAGACCATCGCCATCAAGAACGGCTGGGTCGACCGCATCCGCGAACAGGAGATCCACGTCAACTGCCTGGCGATCGGCGACACCTGGACCATGGGCGTCATGCTCCGCTACCCCATCGGCAGGGGCTACGAGTACGGCATGGACAACTGCCGGAAGGTCACCAAGGCACTGCTCCGCAGCGCCACCTGA
- the paaA gene encoding 1,2-phenylacetyl-CoA epoxidase subunit PaaA has protein sequence MYGNDFSAEDTPGGGLLGEVEAAEAALREAAERGRRGAAGPDDDLAAYFAEVIDADQKIEPRDWMPEAYRKTLIRQIAQHAHSEIIGMQPEGNWISRAPSLKRKAILLAKVQDEAGHGLYLYAAAETLGISRDELVDLLLDGRQKYSSIFNYPTLTWADVGAIGWLVDGAAIVNQVPLCRCSYGPYARAMIRVCKEESFHQRQGYEILHTMAHGTPEQKAMAQDAVDRWWYPSLAMFGPPDGDSTHSGQSMAWKIKRFSNDELRQRFVDMCVQQAEILGLTLPDPDLRWNEDRQAYDYTQPDYDELMRVIKGEGPCNRQRMAHRRRAHTEGAWVREAAAAYAAKQARKKEKVAA, from the coding sequence ATGTATGGCAACGACTTCTCCGCCGAGGACACCCCCGGCGGCGGCCTGCTCGGTGAGGTCGAGGCGGCGGAAGCGGCGCTGCGCGAGGCCGCCGAGCGCGGCCGGCGCGGCGCGGCCGGGCCCGACGACGACCTGGCCGCCTACTTCGCCGAGGTCATCGACGCCGACCAGAAGATCGAACCGCGGGACTGGATGCCCGAGGCGTACCGGAAGACCCTGATCCGGCAGATCGCCCAGCACGCCCACTCCGAGATCATCGGCATGCAGCCGGAGGGCAACTGGATCAGCCGGGCCCCCTCGCTCAAGCGCAAGGCGATCCTGCTGGCCAAGGTGCAGGACGAGGCCGGCCACGGCCTCTACCTGTACGCCGCCGCCGAGACCCTCGGGATCAGCCGCGACGAACTGGTCGACCTGCTGCTCGACGGCCGGCAGAAGTACAGTTCGATCTTCAACTACCCGACTCTGACCTGGGCCGACGTCGGTGCGATCGGGTGGCTGGTGGACGGCGCGGCGATCGTGAACCAGGTGCCGCTCTGTCGCTGCTCCTACGGTCCGTACGCCCGCGCGATGATCCGCGTCTGCAAGGAGGAGTCCTTCCACCAGCGGCAGGGCTACGAGATCCTGCACACGATGGCGCACGGCACCCCGGAGCAGAAGGCGATGGCCCAGGACGCCGTCGACCGCTGGTGGTACCCGTCGCTGGCGATGTTCGGCCCGCCCGACGGCGACTCCACCCACTCCGGGCAGTCCATGGCCTGGAAGATCAAGCGCTTCTCCAACGACGAGCTGCGCCAGCGCTTCGTCGACATGTGCGTGCAGCAGGCGGAGATCCTCGGCCTGACCCTGCCCGACCCCGACCTGCGCTGGAACGAGGACCGGCAGGCGTACGACTACACCCAGCCCGACTACGACGAGCTGATGCGGGTGATCAAGGGCGAGGGGCCGTGCAACCGGCAGCGGATGGCACACCGCCGCCGCGCCCACACCGAGGGTGCCTGGGTCCGCGAGGCCGCCGCGGCGTACGCGGCCAAGCAGGCGAGGAAGAAGGAGAAGGTCGCCGCATGA
- the paaB gene encoding 1,2-phenylacetyl-CoA epoxidase subunit PaaB has protein sequence MTEQSPLWEVFVRARRGLSHTHVGSLHAPDAELALRNARDLYTRRQEGVSIWVVPAGAITASSPDEKDAFFDPAADKVYRHPTFYEVPDGVAHL, from the coding sequence ATGACCGAACAGTCGCCCCTGTGGGAGGTCTTCGTGCGAGCCCGGCGCGGGTTGTCGCACACCCACGTCGGCAGCCTGCACGCACCCGACGCCGAGCTGGCCCTGCGTAACGCCCGCGATCTCTACACCCGCCGCCAGGAGGGTGTCTCGATCTGGGTGGTGCCGGCGGGCGCGATCACCGCGTCCAGCCCCGACGAGAAGGACGCCTTCTTCGACCCGGCGGCCGACAAGGTCTACCGCCACCCGACCTTCTACGAGGTGCCGGACGGGGTGGCCCACCTGTGA
- the paaC gene encoding 1,2-phenylacetyl-CoA epoxidase subunit PaaC, which produces MTADLFEFTLGLGDDALVAAQRLAEWTTRAPELEEDVALANIALDQLGAARLLLTYAGTLEGAGRDEDALAFLRDDREFRNCLLVELPNGDFAVTMAKLLFLSAYQLPLYTALAGCDDERLAAIGAKTRKESAYHLDHASRWVTRLGDGTEESHRRMQAAVAEVWPYTHELFAAAPAAPVDPATLRPRFDATVDEVLAEATLTRPATTWSPAGGRDGVHTEHLSYLLTEMQVLHRAHPGAAW; this is translated from the coding sequence GTGACCGCCGACCTGTTCGAGTTCACCCTCGGCCTCGGCGACGACGCGTTGGTCGCCGCCCAGCGGCTGGCCGAGTGGACCACCCGGGCACCGGAGCTGGAGGAGGACGTCGCGCTGGCCAACATCGCCCTCGACCAGCTCGGCGCGGCACGCCTGCTGCTGACGTACGCCGGTACGCTGGAGGGTGCCGGCCGGGACGAGGACGCGTTGGCGTTCCTGCGCGACGACCGGGAGTTCCGCAACTGCCTGCTGGTGGAGCTGCCCAACGGCGACTTCGCGGTGACCATGGCGAAGCTGCTGTTCCTGTCGGCCTACCAGCTGCCGCTCTACACCGCGCTGGCCGGCTGCGACGACGAGCGGCTGGCCGCGATCGGGGCGAAGACGCGCAAGGAGTCGGCGTACCACCTGGATCACGCCTCGCGGTGGGTGACCCGGTTGGGCGACGGCACCGAGGAGTCACACCGGCGGATGCAGGCGGCCGTGGCCGAGGTGTGGCCGTACACCCACGAGCTGTTCGCGGCGGCCCCGGCGGCCCCGGTCGACCCGGCCACGCTCCGCCCGCGGTTCGACGCGACGGTCGACGAGGTGCTGGCCGAGGCGACGCTGACCCGGCCGGCGACGACCTGGTCGCCGGCCGGCGGGCGGGACGGTGTGCACACCGAGCACCTGTCGTACCTGCTCACCGAGATGCAGGTGCTGCACCGTGCCCACCCGGGGGCGGCGTGGTGA
- the paaD gene encoding 1,2-phenylacetyl-CoA epoxidase subunit PaaD, with protein sequence MTSPGEAVAAVVDPEIRVVTIADLGILRAVEEDRATGRVVVTITPTYTGCPAMDVIRADIRRALAAVGHPDAEVRTVHSPAWSTDWISEAGRAKLAAAGIAPPAPATSGGGAVPLTLAVRCPRCGSPETEQISRFGSTACKALWRCRSCSEPFDHLKAL encoded by the coding sequence GTGACCAGCCCCGGGGAGGCCGTCGCGGCGGTGGTGGACCCGGAGATCCGGGTGGTCACCATCGCCGACCTGGGCATCCTGCGGGCGGTCGAGGAGGACCGGGCCACCGGCCGGGTCGTCGTCACCATCACCCCCACCTACACCGGGTGCCCGGCGATGGACGTGATCCGCGCCGACATCCGCCGGGCACTGGCCGCCGTCGGTCACCCGGACGCCGAGGTGCGGACGGTGCACAGCCCGGCGTGGAGCACCGACTGGATCTCCGAGGCCGGGCGGGCCAAGCTCGCCGCCGCCGGCATCGCCCCGCCTGCCCCCGCGACGTCCGGCGGCGGCGCGGTGCCGCTGACCCTGGCCGTGCGCTGCCCACGCTGCGGGTCCCCGGAGACCGAGCAGATCAGCCGTTTCGGCTCCACCGCCTGCAAGGCACTGTGGCGTTGCCGCTCCTGCTCCGAACCCTTCGACCACCTGAAGGCGCTGTGA
- the paaE gene encoding 1,2-phenylacetyl-CoA epoxidase subunit PaaE: MTVSITRPVRRRPVFHPLPVRAVDRLTADAVAITFAVPEELRGTFAFAAGQHLTVRRVGEGGEDVRRSYSICSTPDDLARHGRLRIGVREVPGGAFSAYACRALRHGDTVEVLPPLGHFTTAFAPDRARHYGAVVAGSGVTPVLSLVATALAVEPASTFTLVYGNRTANSVMFAEELADLKDRYPTRLHLVHVLSREQGESPLLSGRVDAERLGRLLDTIVPGEAIEEWFLCGPYGMVVDARAVLAQRGVVDSAVHTELFHVDAPPEPVRRPDDEPGVGAEVTIVLEGRSSVFTMGRDERVLDAALKVRGELPYACKGGVCSTCKAKVVDGAVQMARNYALEPDEVAAGYVLTCQSTPLTDTLTIDYDA; the protein is encoded by the coding sequence GTGACTGTCTCCATCACCAGGCCGGTCCGTCGCCGGCCGGTCTTCCACCCGCTGCCCGTCCGCGCCGTCGACCGGCTGACCGCCGACGCGGTGGCGATCACCTTCGCCGTACCCGAGGAACTGCGGGGCACCTTCGCGTTTGCCGCCGGTCAACACCTGACCGTGCGCCGCGTCGGCGAGGGCGGCGAGGATGTGCGGCGGTCGTACTCGATCTGTTCGACCCCGGACGACCTGGCCCGGCACGGCCGACTGCGGATCGGGGTGCGGGAGGTCCCCGGTGGGGCCTTCTCCGCGTACGCGTGCCGGGCCCTGCGGCACGGCGACACGGTGGAGGTGCTGCCGCCGCTGGGGCACTTCACCACCGCCTTCGCGCCGGACCGGGCCCGCCACTACGGCGCGGTGGTCGCCGGCTCGGGCGTCACCCCGGTGCTGTCGCTGGTCGCGACCGCCCTGGCCGTCGAGCCGGCCAGCACGTTCACCCTGGTGTACGGCAACCGCACGGCCAACTCGGTGATGTTCGCCGAGGAACTGGCCGACCTGAAGGACCGTTACCCGACCCGGCTGCACCTGGTGCACGTGCTGTCCCGGGAGCAGGGCGAGTCGCCGCTGCTGTCCGGGCGCGTCGACGCGGAGCGGCTGGGTCGGCTGCTGGACACCATCGTGCCCGGCGAGGCCATCGAGGAGTGGTTCCTCTGCGGGCCGTACGGCATGGTGGTGGACGCCAGGGCGGTGCTGGCGCAGCGTGGTGTCGTGGACTCGGCGGTGCACACGGAGCTGTTCCATGTCGACGCCCCGCCGGAGCCGGTGCGCCGGCCGGACGACGAGCCCGGCGTCGGCGCCGAGGTGACCATCGTGCTGGAGGGCCGCTCGTCGGTCTTCACGATGGGCCGCGACGAGCGGGTCCTGGACGCGGCGCTGAAGGTGCGTGGCGAGCTGCCCTACGCCTGCAAGGGCGGGGTCTGCTCGACCTGCAAGGCGAAGGTCGTCGACGGCGCGGTCCAGATGGCCCGCAACTACGCGCTGGAGCCCGACGAGGTGGCCGCCGGGTACGTGCTGACCTGCCAGTCCACCCCACTCACCGACACCCTCACGATCGACTACGACGCCTGA
- the mqnC gene encoding cyclic dehypoxanthinyl futalosine synthase, with amino-acid sequence MMVSREIDDILRRGADGGRITPEEALLLYTEAPFHALGEAADAVRRRRYPDNIVTYLIDRNINYTNVCVTACKFCAFYRAPKHREGWTHPTEEILRRCGEAVELGATQVMLQGGHHPEYGVEYYEELFSSVKKAYPQLAIHSIGPSEILHMAKVSGVGLDEAIARIKAAGLDSIAGAGAEMLPERPRRAIAPLKESGERWLEVMELAHRQGVESTATMMMGTGETAAERIEHLRMIRDVQDRTQGFRAFIPWTYQPENNHLKGRTQATTLEYLRLVAVARLFFETVPHLQASWLTTGKDVGQLALHMGVDDLGSIMLEENVISSAGARHRSNLHELIGMIRSADRIPAQRDTLYRRLAVHRTPADDPTDERVVSHFSSIALPGGGAGKSLPLVEAR; translated from the coding sequence GTGATGGTGAGCCGGGAGATCGACGACATCCTGCGGCGCGGCGCGGACGGCGGGCGGATCACGCCCGAAGAGGCACTGCTGCTCTACACGGAGGCACCGTTCCACGCGCTCGGCGAGGCGGCCGACGCGGTGCGCCGGCGGCGCTACCCGGACAACATCGTCACCTACCTGATCGATCGCAACATCAACTACACGAACGTCTGCGTGACGGCGTGCAAGTTCTGTGCCTTCTACCGGGCCCCGAAGCACCGGGAGGGCTGGACCCACCCGACCGAGGAGATCCTGCGCCGCTGCGGCGAGGCGGTCGAGCTGGGCGCCACCCAGGTCATGCTCCAGGGCGGACACCATCCGGAGTACGGCGTGGAGTACTACGAGGAGCTGTTCTCCTCGGTCAAGAAGGCGTACCCGCAGCTGGCCATCCACTCGATCGGCCCCAGCGAGATCCTGCACATGGCGAAGGTGTCCGGGGTGGGGCTGGACGAGGCCATCGCCCGGATCAAGGCCGCCGGCCTGGACTCGATCGCGGGGGCCGGCGCGGAGATGCTGCCGGAGCGCCCCCGCCGGGCCATCGCCCCGCTCAAGGAGTCGGGTGAGCGCTGGCTGGAGGTCATGGAGCTGGCCCATCGGCAGGGCGTCGAGTCCACCGCCACGATGATGATGGGCACGGGTGAGACGGCTGCCGAGCGGATCGAGCACCTGCGGATGATCCGGGACGTGCAGGACCGCACGCAGGGCTTCCGCGCCTTCATCCCGTGGACGTACCAGCCGGAGAACAACCACCTCAAGGGCCGCACCCAGGCCACGACGCTGGAGTACCTGCGGCTGGTCGCCGTGGCCCGGTTGTTCTTCGAGACCGTGCCGCACCTGCAGGCGTCCTGGCTGACCACCGGCAAGGACGTGGGTCAGCTCGCGCTGCACATGGGCGTGGACGACCTCGGTTCGATCATGCTGGAGGAGAACGTGATCTCCTCGGCGGGTGCCCGGCACCGCTCCAACCTGCACGAGCTGATCGGGATGATCCGTTCCGCGGACCGGATCCCGGCCCAGCGGGACACGCTCTACCGCCGGCTGGCCGTGCACCGGACGCCGGCCGACGACCCGACCGACGAGCGGGTGGTGTCGCACTTCTCCTCGATCGCCCTGCCGGGCGGCGGTGCCGGGAAGTCCCTGCCGCTGGTCGAGGCGCGCTGA
- a CDS encoding LPXTG cell wall anchor domain-containing protein — protein sequence MSLRRTFLTRAGTVALLATAGLAVPAAPALAADQADLLLTPLSYELAKGVSEAKAKPFKFQVGNTRGTVDATGVRVTVETKGLKDRKVGVVVPEGCEVEGTSFSCLLGDLAAGTTEDFGIPLFSTTGRRGDAGTLVVTVSAATADPNPEDNTVEHDITVARPGYDLTTWVQDVYADVAVDGDEADESGLTPVRPGQTAPLDWAVYNGGSRRASGVAYGITLPAGVTFAELPEGCVEQELGGFAQAYCEDRGVMLRPGQFYTADIRVKVAEGVTEAVLRPGFLFAAGLDDSEGEPQEQPKVASGAQRRAFTEVDPTDNQAQFDVFVDLTAEPTPDPSGEPTPTPSTTPGTGGDGGGLPVTGTQVGLIGGIGAAVLLAGGGLLLLSRRRRVVLVPPGDEKSTD from the coding sequence ATGTCACTCCGTCGTACCTTTCTCACCCGCGCCGGCACCGTCGCGCTGCTCGCGACCGCCGGCCTGGCCGTACCGGCCGCCCCGGCGCTCGCCGCCGACCAGGCGGACCTCCTGCTCACTCCGCTCAGCTACGAGCTGGCCAAGGGCGTTTCCGAAGCCAAGGCCAAGCCGTTCAAGTTCCAGGTCGGCAACACCCGTGGCACCGTCGACGCCACCGGCGTCCGGGTGACCGTCGAGACGAAGGGCCTCAAGGACCGCAAGGTCGGGGTCGTCGTACCCGAGGGCTGCGAGGTCGAGGGCACCTCGTTCAGCTGCCTGCTCGGCGACCTGGCCGCCGGCACCACCGAGGACTTCGGCATCCCGCTCTTCTCCACCACCGGCAGGCGGGGTGACGCGGGCACGCTCGTGGTCACCGTCAGCGCCGCGACCGCCGACCCGAATCCCGAGGACAACACCGTCGAGCACGACATCACCGTCGCCAGGCCGGGCTACGACCTCACCACCTGGGTGCAGGACGTGTACGCCGATGTCGCGGTCGACGGCGACGAGGCCGACGAGTCCGGGCTCACGCCGGTGCGACCCGGCCAGACCGCGCCGCTGGACTGGGCCGTCTACAACGGCGGTAGCCGGCGGGCCAGCGGTGTCGCGTACGGCATCACCCTGCCGGCCGGCGTCACCTTCGCCGAACTGCCTGAGGGCTGTGTCGAGCAGGAGTTGGGCGGGTTCGCGCAGGCGTACTGCGAGGACCGGGGCGTCATGCTCAGGCCCGGACAGTTCTACACGGCTGACATCCGGGTGAAGGTGGCCGAGGGGGTGACCGAGGCGGTGCTGCGTCCCGGCTTCCTGTTCGCCGCCGGGCTGGACGACTCCGAGGGGGAGCCGCAGGAGCAGCCGAAGGTCGCCAGCGGTGCCCAGCGCAGGGCCTTCACCGAGGTCGACCCGACCGACAACCAGGCACAGTTCGACGTCTTCGTCGACCTGACCGCCGAACCGACTCCGGACCCTTCGGGCGAGCCGACCCCGACGCCGAGCACCACCCCGGGCACCGGCGGTGACGGTGGCGGGCTGCCGGTGACCGGCACGCAGGTCGGCCTGATCGGCGGGATCGGCGCTGCCGTGCTGCTGGCCGGCGGCGGCCTGCTGCTGCTCTCCCGGCGACGCAGGGTCGTCCTGGTGCCCCCCGGCGACGAGAAGTCGACCGACTGA
- a CDS encoding demethylmenaquinone methyltransferase — MSRTPQGQRASLDKQPHEVAAMFDGVAARYDLTNTVLSFGQDRWWRRATRAALGLRPGERALDVGAGTGVSTEELNRSGAYVVGADLSLGMLYAGRRARPGVPLLAGDALRLPFADASFDAVTISFALRNVNDTDAALRELARVTRPGGRLVVCEFSTPVNPAFRTAYLSYLMRSLPSVARAVSSNPDAYVYLAESIRAWPDQAALAARVSATGWGRVAWRNLTGGIVALHRAVRT, encoded by the coding sequence GTGAGTCGTACCCCGCAGGGCCAGCGCGCCAGCCTGGACAAGCAGCCGCACGAGGTCGCCGCGATGTTCGACGGCGTGGCCGCCCGCTACGACCTGACGAACACCGTGCTCTCCTTCGGACAGGACCGGTGGTGGCGACGGGCCACCCGGGCCGCGCTGGGGTTGCGCCCCGGTGAGCGGGCCCTGGACGTCGGCGCGGGCACCGGGGTCTCGACGGAGGAACTGAACCGCTCCGGGGCGTACGTGGTGGGTGCCGACCTGTCCCTCGGCATGCTGTACGCGGGCAGACGCGCCCGGCCCGGGGTGCCGCTGCTGGCGGGCGACGCCCTTCGCCTGCCCTTCGCCGACGCCAGCTTCGACGCGGTGACGATCTCCTTCGCGTTGCGCAACGTGAACGACACCGACGCCGCGTTGCGCGAACTGGCCCGGGTGACCCGGCCCGGTGGCCGGTTGGTGGTGTGCGAGTTCAGCACCCCGGTCAACCCGGCGTTCCGCACGGCCTACCTGTCGTACCTGATGCGGTCGCTGCCCTCGGTGGCGCGGGCCGTCTCCAGCAACCCGGACGCCTACGTCTACCTGGCGGAGTCGATCCGGGCGTGGCCGGACCAGGCGGCCCTGGCGGCGCGGGTGTCGGCGACCGGTTGGGGCCGGGTGGCCTGGCGGAATCTCACCGGGGGGATCGTCGCCCTGCACCGGGCCGTCCGCACCTGA